One stretch of Triticum urartu cultivar G1812 unplaced genomic scaffold, Tu2.1 TuUngrouped_contig_5646, whole genome shotgun sequence DNA includes these proteins:
- the LOC125529502 gene encoding 3-isopropylmalate dehydrogenase 2, chloroplastic-like, translating into LGAIGGYKWDNNEKHLKPETGLLNIRAGLGVFANLRPATVLPQLVDASTLKKEVAEGVDIMVVRELTGGIYFGKPRGFGTNDKGEETGFNTEIYSVAEIDRIARVAFEVARKRGGKLCSVDKANVLEASMLWRKRVTAIASEFPDVELSHMYVDNAAMQLVRNPKQFDTIVTNNIFGDILSDEASMITGSIGMLPSASVGESGPGLFEPIHGSAPDIAGQDKANPLATILSAAMLLKYGLGVESAAKRIEAAVTETLDNGFRTGDIYSPGTTLVGCKRMGEEVLKALESQK; encoded by the exons CTCGGCGCCATAGGAGG GTATAAGTGGGATAACAATGAGAAGCATCTCAAGCCCGAGACCGGGCTGCTCAACATCCGTGCCGGGCTCGGCGTGTTTGCCAATCTGCGGCCAGCCACTGTGTTACCGCAG TTAGTAGATGCATCTACTTTGAAGAAAGAGGTAGCTGAAGGAGTTGACATCATGGTTGTTAGAGAGCTTACTGGAG GGATATACTTCGGCAAACCTAGGGGTTTTGGAACTAACGACAAGGGAGAGGAAACTGGCTTCAACACTGAAATATATTCAGTTGCTGAG ATCGATCGTATTGCCCGTGTTGCATTTGAGGTTGCTCGCAAGAGAGGAGGAAAATTATGCTCGGTGGACAAGGCGAATGTACTTGAG GCGTCCATGCTCTGGAGGAAACGGGTAACTGCAATAGCTTCCGAATTCCCTGACGTAGAGCTCTCACACATGTACGTTGATAACGCTGCAATGCAGCTTGTTAGGAATCCTAAACAG TTTGACACGATTGTGACAAACAATATCTTTGGTGACATATTATCGGACGAAGCATCAATGATCACAGGAAGCATTGGAATGCTGCCATCTGCCAGTGTTGGTGAATCG GGACCAGGTCTTTTTGAACCCATTCATGGCTCTGCTCCTGACATTGCTGGCCAG GACAAGGCAAACCCGCTAGCTACAATTCTTAGTGCTGCGATGCTATTGAAATATGGCCTTGGTGTAGAAAGTGCTGCAAAGAGAATCGAAGCTGCGGTTACAGAGACACTGGACAATGGGTTCCGAACTGGGGACATATATTCTCCTGGGACG ACATTGGTTGGATGCAAGCGAATGGGAGAGGAAGTCCTGAAGGCTCTGGAGTCGCAGAAGTAA